From a region of the Xanthomonas rydalmerensis genome:
- a CDS encoding CheR family methyltransferase, with translation MSMSLSDADFHKFREFFYRKTGIRFDDSKRYFVDKRLLDRIRDTDSGDFRNYFVTLRFEASGQELQTLTNLMTVNETYFFREEYQFRCLVRSLMEEIVARKTDRKPIRIWSLPSSSGEEPYSIALYLLEYWNRINDWDVEIIASDIDTAILRQAQQGLFSARSIQHLPPSVLQRYFEKQADGFQLCDDVRDAVRFTRVNLMDADDVRGHDSFDVVFCRNLLIYFDDLSRRRAAETFYEALVPGGFVCLGHSESMSRISSLFRVRKFPEAIVYQKPLEDR, from the coding sequence CAAGACCGGCATCCGCTTCGACGACAGCAAGCGCTACTTCGTCGACAAGCGCCTGCTGGACCGTATCCGCGACACCGACAGCGGCGATTTCCGCAACTATTTCGTGACCCTGCGCTTCGAAGCCTCCGGGCAGGAGCTGCAGACGCTGACCAACCTGATGACGGTCAACGAAACGTACTTCTTTCGCGAGGAGTATCAGTTCCGCTGCCTGGTCCGGTCGCTGATGGAGGAGATCGTCGCGCGCAAGACCGATCGCAAGCCGATCCGGATCTGGTCGCTGCCGTCCTCGTCCGGCGAGGAGCCCTACTCCATCGCGCTGTACCTGCTCGAGTACTGGAACCGCATCAACGACTGGGACGTGGAAATCATCGCATCGGACATCGACACCGCGATCCTGCGCCAGGCGCAGCAGGGCCTGTTCAGCGCACGCTCCATCCAGCATCTGCCCCCCAGCGTCCTGCAGCGGTATTTCGAGAAACAGGCCGACGGCTTCCAGCTCTGCGACGACGTGCGCGATGCGGTCCGCTTCACCCGCGTCAACCTGATGGATGCGGACGACGTGCGCGGCCACGACAGCTTCGACGTGGTGTTCTGCCGCAACCTGCTGATCTATTTCGACGACCTGTCGCGACGCCGGGCCGCGGAGACCTTCTACGAGGCGCTGGTGCCGGGCGGCTTCGTCTGCCTGGGGCATTCGGAGTCGATGAGCCGCATCTCGTCCTTGTTCCGCGTTCGCAAGTTCCCCGAAGCGATCGTCTACCAGAAGCCCTTGGAGGACCGGTGA